From the genome of Pseudomonadota bacterium:
CGATGCGACTTTCGCTGTGTCTACTGCATGGCCGAGGACATGACCTTTCTGCCGAAGGCCGAGGTCCTGACGATCGAGGAGCTCGACCGGCTGGCCAGCGCTTTCGTCCGCCTCGGCGTCCGCAAGCTGCGTCTCACGGGCGGAGAACCATTGGTGAGACGCAACATCATGACGCTGTTCCGTTCCTTGGGTCGCCATCTGGAGAGCGGCGATCTCGACGAGCTCACCCTTACGACCAACGGCAGCCAGCTCGTTCGCTACGCGGCCGACCTATATGAGGTGGGTGTCAGACGCGTCAACGTGTCCGTCGACACGCTCGACCCGGCGAAATTCACCGAAATCACCCGCTGGGGCAAGCTCGACCAGGTGCTGGACGGGATCAGGGCGGCGAAGGCGGCCGGGCTCGCAGTCAAGGTGAATGCGGTA
Proteins encoded in this window:
- the moaA gene encoding GTP 3',8-cyclase MoaA codes for the protein MIDPFGRAITYLRISVTDRCDFRCVYCMAEDMTFLPKAEVLTIEELDRLASAFVRLGVRKLRLTGGEPLVRRNIMTLFRSLGRHLESGDLDELTLTTNGSQLVRYAADLYEVGVRRVNVSVDTLDPAKFTEITRWGKLDQVLDGIRAAKAAGLAVKVNAVALRGVNDEELSSMLAWCGSEGHDMTIIEVMPMGEVGGDERLEQYLPLSM